The window CAGGCCACCCGACTTCAGAGCAGTAGCAGGCTAACCCTCATGGGCTCACCGCGCTCCGGCGGCCAGCCAGGCGTCGAAGGTGGTGGGCATGATGCGGGCGCCCGCGCCGGGCAGCATGGCGTTGCCGGCCATGCCGAGGCCGTGTACCCCCTCCCACGTCGGCACGAGCCGGATCTCCCGGCCGCGTGCCGCGTAGGTGCGCCGCGCCATGTCGACCAGGTCCTGGGTCTCAGGGCCGGCGATGTCGAGCCGCTCGCGCCGGGGCTCACCGACGGCGGTCTCGGCCAGGACCGCGGCGACGTCGGCGGGGGCGATCGGCTGCATGAGCAGCGGTGCGACGACAGCGGTGCCGTCCCGCTCGGTCCAGGAGGCGACCATGGCGGCGAAGTCGTGGAACTGGGTGGCGCGCACGATCGTCCACGGCACCGGTCCCCGCTCCACGGTGGTCTCCTGCGCCAGCTTCCCCGCGTAGTGCGCGTTCGCCGGCGGCTCCGACATGCCGACGATGGACAGCGGCACGTGATGCCCCACCCCGGCGCGCTGTTCCGCGGCCAGCAGGTTCGCGGTGGTGGTCGTGAAGAAGTCGACGACCGTAGTGACGTCCTGTGCCGGGGTGTTCGAGCAGTCGATCACGGCCGCCACGCCGTCCAACGCCTTGTCCAGCCCCTCCCCGGTCAGGACGTCGACGCCGAGTGACCGGGCGACGTCGACCACCTCGTGCCCGCCGTCCCGGAGGACCTCGCTGGTGAGCCGCCCGATCCGGCCTGTGGCTCCCACTACCGCCACCCGCATCGCTACCTCCCGCACGTCTGGCTATTGCGGAGAAAACATATCCTAAATCTCCTAGATCCCGCCACCTCCGATACGGTGGCGGCGTGAGGCTGCCGGAGAGCACCGAGTGGCTGTTGCACTGCGCCGTCACGCTCGCCCTGCTGAAACCCGGGCAGGCGGCCTCCGCCGGCCAGCTGGCCGGCTACTACGACCTGCCTCTGCCTTCGCTGGCCAAGCAGCTTCAGGCGCTCGTGCGTGCCGGCGTGCTCACGGCGACGACCGGCCCGCGAGGCGGGTTCCGGCTGGCGCGGGACCCAGCGGACATCACGGTCCTGGAGGTCGTCGAGGGGGTCGACGGCGCCGCCGCCCCCTACCGGTGCCGCGAGATCCGGCAACACGGCCTCGGCGCCCTGCCCACCGAGGACTGCGCCGCCCCGTGCGTCCTGGCCACCACCATGGCCCGGGCGCATCAGGCCTGGCGCGACAGCCTGGGCTCGGTCTCTCTCGCCGACATCGTCAGCGACCTTCCACCCGGCGCCCCCGGCCGCACCCGCCGGTTCCTTCCCGGGCGGTGAGCCGCCCGTGCCTCACTGATCGCTAGCGCACGGTGAAGTCGCAGGCCAGCCGCTTGACGCCGTTGATGAAGCTGCTGGCCAGCCACTCGGGCTCACCGACCGCCCGGATGTCGGGGGCCTGGGCGAACAGCTCCCGCCACATCACCGAGATCTCCCTGCGGGCCAGGTGGGCGCCGAGGCAGAAGTGCGGGCCGGCGCCGCCGAAACCGAGGTGGGGGTTGGGGTCGCGGCGGACGTCGAACCGGTCGGCGTCGGCGAACACGGCCTCGTCGCGGTTCGCCGACGAGTAGAACAGCAGGACCTTGTCGCCGGCGTGCAGCCGCTGCCCCGAGACCTCGACGTCCTGGGTGACCGTGCGGCGCATCCAGCGCACCGGGCTCGACCACCGGACGATCTCCTCGACGGCGGTCCGGCTCACCCCCGCCACGTCGCCCCGCCAGGCGGCCCGCTGCTCGGGGAACGCCGTCAGCGCGAGGAGCGCGTGGCTGATCGCGGTGCGGGTGGTCTCGTTGCCGGCGACCAGCAGCAGGATGAAGAACGAGGCGATCTCGCTGTTGTCGAGGCGTTCGCCGTCGACCTCGGCGAGGGCGAGCGCGGTCGTGAGGTCGTCGGTCGGCGCGGTCCGCCGGCGCGTCGCCTCCTGGTTCAGGAGGTCGGCGAGCTCCGCGCCGGCGCCGAGCAGGGCGGCCACGATGTCGGCGCCCTCCGGGACGTAGTCCGGGTCACCGGAGCCGAGGATCACGTTCGTGCAGCGGAAGACGTCGCCGTACCGCTCCTGCGGCAGGCCCATCATCCGGCAGATGACCTCCAGCGGGAGCCGGGCCGCGACCCGCGAGACGAAGTCACCCGGCCCCTTGGCGACCAGGTCGTCGACGATCGCACGGGCGATCGCGGCGATGTCCTGCTCCGTCTGGGCGATGATGCGCGGCGTGAAGGCCCGGGAGACGATGCGCCGCAGCCGGTGGTGCCGCGGCGCGTCGAGGTTGATCATCCCGCCGAAGAACTCGAGGAACTCGGGCGGCAGGTCCGGGATCGAGGTCGCGCCGCGGGCCGAGGAGAAGGTGCCCGGCTCCGAGCTGATCCGGACGATGTCCGCGTGCCGGGTGGCCGCGTAGTAGCCCGGCCCGGTCGGGATCAGCTCGCTCACGGACGACGGCTCGCGGTAGAACGGCAGGCCCGGCCGCCCGCGCAGCCGGGTGAACGCGGCGTCTATCTCGGCACGAGGCCGGACCCAGAAGGAGAGGTCGGAGAGGTCGACGTCGTCGACCGCCCGAATCGGACCGGCACCGGTGGCGGCTGACATGACTCTGCGTCCCTCCTGACGTGCGGCTGACCTGCCCTCTTCCGCTGCCACCATCTACGCGTCCGCGACGCTTCGTCGTCCCGGCGCGCCGCCCGCCGACGACGAGCCGTGGCCGTCCGGGTTCACGCCATCCGGCGAGGCCCCGGTCCCCGGTAAGTGTGACCTGGATCGCAGGACCTGGTGATCGGAAACGGCATACAGGTCTCCACGAGTCTCGCGTTCCGGTTCGGCGGCGGCCTTCCCCGAGCTGGTCGCCGGGTGGGTCAGTCAGCCGGCGGCGCGGCGCGCCCGGGCCTCGAGCCCACTCGGGGCGAGCAGGATGGCGGCCAGCGCGGCCAGCTCGACCACCGGCGAGACGTGGCTGCCCAACCACGGCACAGCCAGGCAGACCAGCGCCGTGACGGCTCGCGGCCCCGCCGGCGCGAAGCGCAGCGCCCGACGGAACGCGGCCGACCCGAGCGCGAAGGTCGCCGTTCCGATCGCGATCAGCATGGCGGAGGCGGTCGATCCGCGGGCCAACAGGTCCTCGCTGGACAGTCGGATGCCCGCCGCCAGCAGCAGGACCCCGAAGATCATTATGTAGTGGGCAAGGAAATAGCCGGTGATGGCCAAGATTGGGCGCCGCCGCGGGTCGGCGTTCCGCATGGCCGTGACCGCCCGGTCGTCGTCCCCGCCGAAGTACCACCACCACATGACGGTGAGCACGACGAGCCCGGCCAGGGCCCCGGCTATCAGGCGCGGGACGATCCGGCTCTCCTCGCTGGCCAGGGCCACCCCGACCAGCGACTCGCCGAGCACGATGAGAATCACCAGGCCGTGCCGCTCGCCGAAATGGGCCGCGTTGATGTCGAAGTTGCTTTCCAGCCGGACGAGGAACGGCGTCACCACCTGGACCAGCGCGGCCATCGTCCACAGCACCGGCACGACCCGTCCACCACTGAACCCGGCGGCCAGAATGAGACCGGTACTGAGCAGGTTGGACGGCAGGAACCGGGCGACCGCCCGGTAGGCCGCCCGCCCGGTGAACATGATGAACCCGGCGGCGTGGACGAGAATGACGGCCAGGTAGGCAAAGCCGAACGTGATCCCGCCACCGTGAAACGCGGTCGGCACCGCCATGGCGACGACGAAGAACGCGGCCATCCCGAACAGCAGCACCGCCCGACGGCCCGAGGTGTTCGGATCGTTGGTGTTGGTCAGCCACGCGAAGCCGCCGTACATCCAGAAGATGACCGACAGCTCGACCGCGGCCCGTCCCACCCCGGCCAGATCGGCCGACCGCACGATCACGGCCGTGGTCTGGGTGACGGTGAAGACGAACACGAGATCGAAGAACAGCTCGGTCGTCGAGACCCGGGACGGGGCGATCGACGGACGGCTCACGTCGGTCACGCGGGAACCGGACCCCTCCCAGCCAAACGACCCCAAGTTGCCTGCCTCGGCGACCCGCTGGTCCGCCGGCCTCACCGGCACTGGTTCGGGCAGGCCTGCCCGGTCGTCCGGACGGTGCCATGCGTGATCCTCCTGCCGGCGACCGAGCCGCTGCCTGCCCCCGAAGCTCTGGACGTGACCGGCGGCGCGGAGCGACATTCCCACTCTAATCACCGCGATCTGCCCCCGGGCATTCACCGACCACATGTCGCGGCCTGCTGCCGTGTCCGTGGGGAACGGTCGGCCGGCCGTCGCCACCGCTTCGGGTTCACGCCAGGCCGTACATGAGCACGGCGGTGCCGAACGGCGCCCCGCCGCGGCCGGTCGGTATTACTGGGTCTGACTCTCCTGTCGGCGTCGCCCGCGGCCGACCCGGTTGGTCGGTCGGCGCACCGAGGGCATGGTCCCGTCGTGGGCTTCCCGTGAGCACGAGCGCGGTTTCCCGCCACGGCCGGGAGGAATTCCCGCGCCGTTCGGGACCGGTCGCGGTGCGCACCGTGAACGTGATTCACCCGGCGGCCGGAGACGTCCCAGTGGACCATCAAATATGAAGCCCGTCTCACCCCTCCGCGAACATGATTCATTTCGCGGTGATGGACCTGGCAGGGACGCCACGGAGTTCCCTCCGTTCCCGCCGGCCGGTCCACGGCCCGACCCGGCGACACGGTCAGGCCGGGTTAGTCCCGGTGAGCCGGACGAGCAGGACGGCGATGTCGTCCTGCTGGGGTTCGTCGCCCGCCGCCTGCCGGGTGAGCGCGTCGGCCAGTCCGTCCAGGTCGGGGTGGGCGCCGCCCGCATGGCCGGAGACCGGCTCAGGGGTGTGGCCGGCGAGCAGGGCGGCGGCCTGGTCGATGCCCTCCTCGATATCCCGCCCACGCCGCTCGACCAGCCCGTCCGTGTAGAGGAGCAGGGTCGAGCCGGGTGGCACCGAGAGGCTCGCCTCGCCGCGGCCGCCGGCGTCCATGACGCCGAGCAGGAGCGAGTTCGCGTCGGCGAGCGGCTCGACCGTGCGCTGCCCGGTGCCGTCGACGGTGCACAGCAGCGCCGGGAGATGCCCGGCGTTGGCGTAGCTCAGCGTCGCCCCGCCGCCGGGGTCCGGCGCCAGGACGGCGTAGAAGACGGTCGCGAAACTGTCCATGCCGAGTCCCTGGACGACCCGGTCGAGACGCTCGAGCACCTCCCCGGGCCCGGCCAGCTCCCAGGCATAGGCCCGCAGCATGCTGCGCAGCTGCGCCATCGTCGCCGCCGCGGGCAGGTCGTGGCCCATGACGTCGCCGATGGCGATTCCGACCCTGCCGTCGGGCAGGAGCAGGACGTCATACCAGTCGCCGCCGACGCGGACCGTGTCGCTGGCCGGAAGGTACCGGGCGGCGAAGGACAGGGCGGGCACGGTTGGCATCTCGGGCAGCAGGCTGCGCTGCAGCGTCTCGGCGACCGTGTGGGCGCGCACGTACAGGCGGGCGTTGTCCAGCAGCAGGCCGGCGCGCCGGCCCAGGTCGACGGCCAGGTCCAGGTCGTCCCGGTCGTAGCGGCGGCCGGACGCCGCGGTCGTGATCAGGCGAAGCACGCCCACGACCTGGCCGCGGGCCAGCAGCGGTACCGCGAGAAACGAACGCGGTCGCATCCGGCGGTAGGCGTCGAGCTCGGCGGCGCTGGTCGCGGACCGCACCATGTCGTCGTCACGGACCTCGGGCACCAGGACCGGCCGACCGACGGACAGGACCCGGCCGACCAGTCCCCATCTGGTTCCCGGCAGGCCACGGGCGGCCTCGCCCGCCAGGAAGTCGGCCTCGATGCCGGGGTCGAGACCGGCGAGCGCGGTCCGGCCCGACTCGTCGCCCCAGGAGGCCAGGTCGACCACGGCCAGGTCGGCCAGCCTCGGCACCAGCACCCTGGCCAGGGCCCGCAGGGCGGCCGGCCCCTGCCGCAGCGCTCCCGACATGACGTCGGTGACCTGTCCGAGCAGCTCCAGGCGGTCGTGCGCGGCCCGTTCGACCCGCGCGGCCCATTCGGCGGTGGACCGCGCCTGCTGCTCGCGGACGAGGAGTTCCTCCCGCCGGGCCCTCGCCTCGACCCGATCTGTCACGTCGCTCTGCACGCCGACGAAGTGCGTGAGCCGTCCGTCCCGGTCGAGGACGGGGGCCAGCGCGATCTCGCTCCAGAAGGTGCTGCCGTCCTTGCGGTAGTTGAGGATCTCGACCCGGGTGGGCCGGCGCTCCCGCTGGGCGGCGCCCAGCCTGGCGGCGGCCGCCGGGTCGCTGCGCGGGCCCTGCAGGAAGCGGCAGTTTCGCCCGACGGCCTCGGCGAAGGAGTAGCCGGTGATCCGGGTGAAGGCGTCGTTGACCCAGGTCAGCGGGGTGTCGGGCTGGTACGGGTCGGCGAGCGTGAAGCTCACGTCCGTGCTCCGCAGGACACGTTGGTAGAGGTCGTCAGCCGCCGCCATCCCCAGGGACCCATCCGCCGGGCCGCCGGATGCCATCCGGTGGTGCCCGGCGCGCCTCGATCGACCGGGCACCTCACAGCCCGGCGACGCACGATCATCCCACCCTTGCTCACCGTACGTGTCGTCGCGATTTCGTCGCGCATCCACTCCTCCACCTTAGGTCCGACTCGTCACGACGGCCGCTCGGCGACCGATGCCCCGCGCGGGACCTCTTGACGAGCCGAGGGGCGTCCGAGATCATCTCCCCCGCGCCACGTTTTTCTGACGGACCATCAGATTTGAACCAGTCAACAAAGGGGCATCATGACTCGTCACCACGAGCCCGCACCCCACCGTCCGGACGAGGATCCGGGCCGGAGCCACGCCTCCCGTCGGGCCGTCATCGCGGGAGCGGGCCTGACCGCGTTCAGCCTGCTGCAGTGGACGCCCGCCTTCCGGCTGACGCCGGCGGAGGCGGCCACCCCCGCGCCCCCGAACTTCCCGACGTCCGTTCCCCTGTACCTGCAGGCCTTCCAGAACTGGTCCGGCGAGATCAAGGTCGACAACCTGTGGACCGCCGCGCCCGCCTCACCCGCCGACGTGGTGACCATGGCGAACTGGGCGCATGCCAACGGCTGGCGATTACGGCCGCGGGGCGCGCGGCTGAACTGGTCACCGCTGGTGGTACCGGCGGGCGCATCGGGCGTCGTGCTCGTCGACACCACCGCACACCTCACCGCGATCACCGTCCACGCCGGCAGCCCGGCATCGGTGACCGTCCAGCCGGGCGCCACGGTGGACGCCGTGCTGGCGGCGCTCGAACCGGCCGGCTACGGGGTGACCGCGACCCCGGCGATCGGTGAGAACACAATCGGCGGAGTGCTGGCGGTCGGCGGGCGCGGGACCGGGATAGCCGCACAGGGCGAGACCCTCCCCGCCGGCCACACCTTCGGGTCGCTGAGCAACCTGGTGGTCTCCCTGACCGCGGTGGTCTGGGACGCCGGCCAGAACCGCTACGTGCTGCGCACCTTCCAGCGCGGCGACGCCGAGGCCGGCGCGCTGCTCGTCCACCTCGGCCGGGCCTTCATCACCGAGGCGACGCTGCGGGTGGGGCCGAACCGGCGCCTGCGCTGCCAGAGCTGGTTCAACGTCAGCGCCGACACGTTGTTCGCTCCCCCGGCCTCGGCCGGGGCCCAGTCGTTCGCGAGCTACGTGAACTCCAGCGGCCGGGTGGTGTGCATCTGGTTCCCGTTCACGGCGAACCCGTGGCTGCGGGTCTGGACCGTGAGCCCGAACAAGCCGGTGCTGTCCCGGCAGGTCTCCAGCGCGTACAACTTCCCGTTCAACGACATCATCCCGCAGCAGGTCTCGGACCTCCTGACACAGATCATCACCGGCGACGTCTCGCAGACGCCGACGCTGATGCAGACCCAGATCAGCCTGGTCGGTGCGGGCCTGGTCTCGACGGCGAGCTGGGACATCTGGGGCTGGTCGAAGAACCTGCTGTCCTACGTCAGATCGAGCACGCTGCGGATCACGACCACCTGCCACGCGATCCACACCCGGCGCGCGGACATCCAGCGGGTGGCCGCCGAGTTCTACGCCTTCTACAAGGGCAAGCTCGCCGAGTACCAGGCGCGCGGCCAGTACCCGATGAACGCCCCGGTGGAGTTCCGCGTCACCGGTCTCGACAATCCTGCCGACTCGCTCGTGCCCGGCGCGCGCCCGGCGCTCCTGTCACCGCTGCGGCCGCGGCCGGACCACCCCGAGTGGGACGCGGTGGTGTGGGTCGACGTGGTGAGCGTTCCCGGCACCCCGTACCAGGACCAGTTCTACCGGGAGCTGGAGACGTGGCTGCGCAGCAACTACGCC of the Pseudofrankia saprophytica genome contains:
- a CDS encoding cholesterol oxidase substrate-binding domain-containing protein; translated protein: MTRHHEPAPHRPDEDPGRSHASRRAVIAGAGLTAFSLLQWTPAFRLTPAEAATPAPPNFPTSVPLYLQAFQNWSGEIKVDNLWTAAPASPADVVTMANWAHANGWRLRPRGARLNWSPLVVPAGASGVVLVDTTAHLTAITVHAGSPASVTVQPGATVDAVLAALEPAGYGVTATPAIGENTIGGVLAVGGRGTGIAAQGETLPAGHTFGSLSNLVVSLTAVVWDAGQNRYVLRTFQRGDAEAGALLVHLGRAFITEATLRVGPNRRLRCQSWFNVSADTLFAPPASAGAQSFASYVNSSGRVVCIWFPFTANPWLRVWTVSPNKPVLSRQVSSAYNFPFNDIIPQQVSDLLTQIITGDVSQTPTLMQTQISLVGAGLVSTASWDIWGWSKNLLSYVRSSTLRITTTCHAIHTRRADIQRVAAEFYAFYKGKLAEYQARGQYPMNAPVEFRVTGLDNPADSLVPGARPALLSPLRPRPDHPEWDAVVWVDVVSVPGTPYQDQFYRELETWLRSNYAGAYAAVRPEWSKRFAHTDAGPWTDPAVLGTTIPASYSAGAPAGADWNAARAILSALDPHRVFSNAFLDTLLP
- a CDS encoding RrF2 family transcriptional regulator translates to MRLPESTEWLLHCAVTLALLKPGQAASAGQLAGYYDLPLPSLAKQLQALVRAGVLTATTGPRGGFRLARDPADITVLEVVEGVDGAAAPYRCREIRQHGLGALPTEDCAAPCVLATTMARAHQAWRDSLGSVSLADIVSDLPPGAPGRTRRFLPGR
- a CDS encoding cytochrome P450, with amino-acid sequence MSAATGAGPIRAVDDVDLSDLSFWVRPRAEIDAAFTRLRGRPGLPFYREPSSVSELIPTGPGYYAATRHADIVRISSEPGTFSSARGATSIPDLPPEFLEFFGGMINLDAPRHHRLRRIVSRAFTPRIIAQTEQDIAAIARAIVDDLVAKGPGDFVSRVAARLPLEVICRMMGLPQERYGDVFRCTNVILGSGDPDYVPEGADIVAALLGAGAELADLLNQEATRRRTAPTDDLTTALALAEVDGERLDNSEIASFFILLLVAGNETTRTAISHALLALTAFPEQRAAWRGDVAGVSRTAVEEIVRWSSPVRWMRRTVTQDVEVSGQRLHAGDKVLLFYSSANRDEAVFADADRFDVRRDPNPHLGFGGAGPHFCLGAHLARREISVMWRELFAQAPDIRAVGEPEWLASSFINGVKRLACDFTVR
- a CDS encoding SDR family oxidoreductase, translated to MRVAVVGATGRIGRLTSEVLRDGGHEVVDVARSLGVDVLTGEGLDKALDGVAAVIDCSNTPAQDVTTVVDFFTTTTANLLAAEQRAGVGHHVPLSIVGMSEPPANAHYAGKLAQETTVERGPVPWTIVRATQFHDFAAMVASWTERDGTAVVAPLLMQPIAPADVAAVLAETAVGEPRRERLDIAGPETQDLVDMARRTYAARGREIRLVPTWEGVHGLGMAGNAMLPGAGARIMPTTFDAWLAAGAR
- a CDS encoding SpoIIE family protein phosphatase, producing the protein MAAADDLYQRVLRSTDVSFTLADPYQPDTPLTWVNDAFTRITGYSFAEAVGRNCRFLQGPRSDPAAAARLGAAQRERRPTRVEILNYRKDGSTFWSEIALAPVLDRDGRLTHFVGVQSDVTDRVEARARREELLVREQQARSTAEWAARVERAAHDRLELLGQVTDVMSGALRQGPAALRALARVLVPRLADLAVVDLASWGDESGRTALAGLDPGIEADFLAGEAARGLPGTRWGLVGRVLSVGRPVLVPEVRDDDMVRSATSAAELDAYRRMRPRSFLAVPLLARGQVVGVLRLITTAASGRRYDRDDLDLAVDLGRRAGLLLDNARLYVRAHTVAETLQRSLLPEMPTVPALSFAARYLPASDTVRVGGDWYDVLLLPDGRVGIAIGDVMGHDLPAAATMAQLRSMLRAYAWELAGPGEVLERLDRVVQGLGMDSFATVFYAVLAPDPGGGATLSYANAGHLPALLCTVDGTGQRTVEPLADANSLLLGVMDAGGRGEASLSVPPGSTLLLYTDGLVERRGRDIEEGIDQAAALLAGHTPEPVSGHAGGAHPDLDGLADALTRQAAGDEPQQDDIAVLLVRLTGTNPA
- a CDS encoding low temperature requirement protein A — its product is MTDVSRPSIAPSRVSTTELFFDLVFVFTVTQTTAVIVRSADLAGVGRAAVELSVIFWMYGGFAWLTNTNDPNTSGRRAVLLFGMAAFFVVAMAVPTAFHGGGITFGFAYLAVILVHAAGFIMFTGRAAYRAVARFLPSNLLSTGLILAAGFSGGRVVPVLWTMAALVQVVTPFLVRLESNFDINAAHFGERHGLVILIVLGESLVGVALASEESRIVPRLIAGALAGLVVLTVMWWWYFGGDDDRAVTAMRNADPRRRPILAITGYFLAHYIMIFGVLLLAAGIRLSSEDLLARGSTASAMLIAIGTATFALGSAAFRRALRFAPAGPRAVTALVCLAVPWLGSHVSPVVELAALAAILLAPSGLEARARRAAG